The DNA sequence ttaaattttataatatttaatttttgtaatatcaatcaaattaattaaacttttatcaattaaaataaaagctcTCATTCCAAcccaatatttaaaaataagtaattaaattaattaattaattagcaatTTTTCCCCCATCTTACATACTCCTTTACTCTTCTATAACCTTATTTCAGTGGCAAAGTTTAAAAGTTTATTTAGAATAAAGACACCTCCTCCAACCAACTTCTATCTCTCTCTTTCATGATCATATTTcaatttaacttttattaaGAAAGATTAAaggtaattatatatatatatatatatataccctctTCTCTcttctacttattttttttaaatgtaaacccCATAAATATGTCATTTATTATTAAGTATTTCATTTACTCATTAACTTGTTAATAAACAGAGTCAAGAGACATATGCAGATATATAGCAGAGAAATTTGCAGACCAAGGGAACAAAGATCTTCTCGGAAAAGGAACACTGGAGAGGGCATCCATAGAACAATGGCTACAAACAGAGATGCAGAGTTTTGATCCACCGACATCGGCATTAGTGTTTAACTTGGCATTTGCTCCAATATTGGACCTCGAACCAGACCAAGAGGTTATCACCAAGAGCAAAGCAAAACTAGCCAATTTGCTGGATGTTTACGAGCAAAGGCTTGAGGAAACAAACTATCTTGCTGGAGACAAGTTCACTCTTGCAGATCTTTCTCACCTTCCAAACACACATTATCTCATTGCTGACATGAGATGTGGGCATCTTTTTAGGTCTAAGAAGAGGGTGAGCAATTGGTGGGACAAGATATCAGGGAGGTCGTCGTGGAAGAAGGTGTTGGAGCTGCAGCAGCAGCCACCTCCAGTGCTCTAAATGTTCTCAAGTTTGTGGGGAAGTTGCTTGCATGCATGTGATTGCATAGCTAAGCTGGTTATATACTATTACTACATTTTGCgtctgtgtttttttatgtctGTCTGTGGTGCGCTTGTCTTGTTGGTCTTGTGATATGGATGTCTATCATCTCGTATTATCTAATCTACCAAATAAGgtctaaaataaacaaaagttcCCTTTATCAaggtgctatatatatatatattattgtaataACAATCATCGTCAATCAATTATGACAATTACAATCCACGAGATGATGGAagatatattcaaatttatctcttattatttttcttaacttATATCTTGTTAGTTTTAGTATAATTGGAGTAACAAGTTGATAtggacgcaagtgtacgtgtATATCGCGTAATAAAGTGCGTGTGAATGCAGAGTGTCGATCCACAggaaagaaagtgaatactagtaatagccCTAATTCCGAAAAAATAACCTAAGTAGTGAAGTGatatgtgtgtgaacaaaagaaactaGAATGACAAATACGGAAATAAAGCAATATGGAAATCAAGGAAAGAAAGGATGTccaggcatagcatccctctagggttatgaagtatagGACAAAGGGTCTCTAGGtttgcaatcctatttgaaccaagagatttccagaattatactaaacccttaTTTTTCAGGCGAAGAGTAATTGAATAGGCGCAGagttgatacagacatccacacaatcgcattaacactcatGTGAAACCTTACTAtgggctaatgacaatctcttaagtagataatctcccccgtAGAGAGAGAGACACTATCCATAATCTGAATACAGAGTACGGTTGTGATTTCTcataaaatctactccacatgttTGCAAAGAGCATGAAGATCAACATTAACTCAGAAagattgtgggagacaaagtctccaaaCTAACCTAACTAGAGGCGTACTCGATACTCACTATTCTCTCGAATTACGGCATGTCTATGTAggtgaaaaaaaatttttgtcacaAAGCACACCAGACGTATAACAACGAGGGGACTCTTGCAGCAATAGCAATCATTGGATaaaaacacgcaattagattcaaatagaaatgagtataattaattataaaacaattaaattatcgAAGACTCAATAACCAATATCAATgaagtaaaccctagagtttaactatgcccaaacatctacaaattgcCTCCATTAAAAGagagcaagcattcaagatacaagcaATATGAggagacatgaaaaacatgaaaacctcCTTCTCAATCATGCCGATGGAGTATCACCGAagaagccctaggaaagcttccacgtaGCCACCAAGACGAGCTTGATGGCTACAACCTAAAatcccttgaatgtggatccaaatcttcCTTCAAATCCCCCTTGAGTGCTGGAGATTCgtctcctttcttccctaacttTGCCTCTAAAAATCacccaaaagaaaaatcaagaattgcttaaaaatcctcatcagtcCTATTTATATCAGACTACTTACGAGCTGCTAATAAGCGTAAGGGCATGGCCGTAAGGGAGCTAGATAAGATAGTCATGAGCCTTACGGGGCCACTTATGGCCATAATTCACGTCCGTAACGTCTTTTGTTTATGTTACGGTCtagcttacggctgtaagcacTGGACCATAAGGTCTTCTGTGTTTCTTCTTGTAACCGCCCTTACGAGCATATATTATAGTCGTAAGCTCATTTGGATGGTCCTTACCGGCATCCTTATAGGCGTAAGCTGTGCTCATAAGGTTCTCTGATTTGGCTCTGAATActccttacaggcataagcataCCAACAAGGTTCTTTGGAATCTACTTATGGGCGTAAGTTTGACCGTAAGCTGcctgtaagccacccagtttgccttgtccttattcaaatgatgccaagagagctccaactcCTTTATTTAAGGTCTAGAATACtttttttggctctctctctctctctctctctctctctctctctctctcattttgaAGTGCTACCTTAAGCCTGAGAACATGAAACACattatatttagcatcgaattcaaCAATATTATTCTAATACATGTtgaatgagtgtacaaaatgatatgaaatatatgaacattgtacacttaTCACAAGTAACTAGAGTTACCTTCCTTTGAGAAATGCTTTATTTGTTTGGATGAATTTGCAAATCCTAGTATAAATTAAATTGTCCCAAAACCCATATGTTAgtatatttcaacttacagcctAATCCAGTATAGACAAGATTCTAAATTTGAAACTATGTTGTAACTTGAGATCCACTATATGTACAACTATATCTAATCAAACACCACCTCTAATGATTTGATTTCCtattaaaaaagtgcttaacttacaaataaaaatacaaaaagtgaaAATCTACTCAGAAAATAGGTGAATCCAAATGGGCCTTTAACAAAGGTATTCAAGGACATCTGCTGCCCAACACAATGGAATTCAACCCAGCACACCTGAGTACTATACCAGTATTATTCATCTACTATTTGTCACCCCAGTATTGTTTTAGGATACTATTTAAATAGGTCCCGGGTGTAACTCCTATAGAAGCAATTGTATTCCTCTCCTAGAGAGTTGCATGGCAGGGGGAAGTTATTAACTCGGTATGGTTTTTGCAATTTTTCTTGGCATACATATGGTGGACTTGCATTGTGTCATGTAGTGCATGCCCGAATTAATAAGTCTCTAGTAGGTCGATAAGCCATCATAACTAGTGCACCTCCTTACCTAGCTTTCCCTTAACAAACCCCAAGTGGGGATTTTTGTCACCTATTGTCAAAAAAACATGTGCAAGCAAAACTCCATGTTCATTTCTTAGGGTAGTATATAATAATGCTAAATTTAATActaacatttgtaaaaaaaattttaatttaaaaactaatgtTACAAATACTATGGATGCAATTTTTCCAAGACAGTTTTAAAATACAGATGGTTtgctaatatttttattgaaatgaatttgatgaaaatgaatgGCTTGGTAAGTATTTAGTTGTTTATGCTATTATTTATATCCTTacaattgatattttataatataattttgttgaatatataattttggagAATTTGTTGGAAAAAACAATGCTAAATGTTAGGAGTATTGTGGGAAAATAAGCGAGCTCAGTAATATTGTGCTTGACAACGTACTTAGAGAATGCTTCAGCCATAatgtttttccaaatttttttttagtatactTCAATACAATCTTATAATCTAATTTACAATGTCAAAAATCTATTTttgatattaaattataatctttTTTGCATATACTATTGTATAGTCTTTGGTGTGTATTTTTTCAGAAAAACAAGCTTCCATGTACTTTATTGTTTGACTTTGTAGATGAAATTAATGATTAATtatctaaaagataaaaaaaataaaatcaaaatctatAACTATCATAGGCCAAATGTGTCGTGCCAAATGATTTAGAGgttatatttatagttttttttaaatgtacaaATAATCTattgaaaaatttgtatttGTCTAATATACATGATTAAATTAGAAACCATTTCATTGCAAGTAAAGTTAGAATATCTAACTATTGATGAATGCCCTTACCAAAGAAGTTATTGAATTTCaaaacaagcacaattaaatttgtttaataaataaatatagagattgctatttctttaataatttttttaatttaattgattaattaattcttaTGAAGATTTTTGAGTTACGAGATCATAGCTCTAAAAGATAAGTCAAATCTCTTATTCATCTACACACTCCATCTCTAGTGACCTAGCAAGTGAAAGAAGTTATAAAAAAGATGTTGAATCATTAATAGAATCTATAGAGGTAAAaagttgtaaaaataaattatgtatgTATACTTTTAGTAGTCATActtctattttttagttaaaaaaaaaatcaattgttattttttactatttttactaTTGATCATATATTTTCAGGATTAACTatcatactttttttattatatttttttaatgtctattttaatttgttatatttttaaagcatAAAGAAAGGGTGTCCAGGCATAGACTTCCCCTGGAATCTGTTAGGTCCTAGATAATGGTTGCATGAAATCTTGTAATTTAGTTGAACCAAGAGAGTTCCCAAAACTTACTACTACTATCCCCCTCTCTCTTTTCTCAAGTTGAATATTAACTGGTGCATATGGCGCTAATACACACTACCCTATGACTATAATACACTCTACAAACTCTTTCTAGAGAAAGCACAAATTCAAAGGATAGACAAATCTTCTCCCGAAACGATTGCCCCTAATTccatatgaagtaaaattggaATCTTTTCTTGAAGCTACTCCCTGTGATTACATTAGACATGGAATCCTTTGCTAACTCACTCGGAAGGGTCACAGGAGGAGAAATCTCAACTCTTAAGTACCATATTTCTAGGGCGGACTCATGATCCCCTTCAAAGGCTTGCTTATACTAGGTAGATCTTTCGATCTGTCACACAAGTACATCAATCATGAATTCTTGGCTTACACTACAATAGAATCCAAGATAATAGAAACACACAATtaaattcaacaaaattaatagattgcaattaatcaatcaaaaaaGCATTCAAAATCTACAACTAATGTCAATCAAAATGTAAATCCTAGGTTTCATCTAGGCTAGACACTAACAAGTTAGTTCTCCATTAAATCTAAACACTCATACAATCCAATAAGTGCAAGAGAAACAAATGGAAACATGAAAatcctctttctctctttgcCCCTTAGGATGCCGAAGAACTCTCCTCTTATCTTCCACAAATGCTGCTAGGATGCTTCGCGAAAGCTTCAATGGTGTCATAGATGATGGATAAGCCTTTCCCCCTTGTTGGATTGCTAGAGAAGTCTCTATGAAACTTTCCCCCTTTCTTCCATTACTTAGCCGTCAAAAGATCTTTTCCTAAAAACTCTCACTACAGTCTtttatacttaaacatttacGAGCTACTTAAGGGCATAAGAATAAGGCTGTAAGGAGTTAGAGATGATGGGTTGTGTGCTTTATGAGCATCTTATGGCTGTAAGCTCTGcttgtaaggtcttctgtcttgATGTTACAGTCTAGCATTCGGCCATAAGTGTTGGACCATAAACTTCTCAGGATGGCACTTGGAACCTTAAGGGTGTGTTCTACTCCCTGTTAGCTCCTCTAGATAGCTCTTATAGTTcggcttatgcccataagtcaTACCCGTAAATCCTTCTGTTTGGTTGTTATTCTCCTCCTTACAATCATAAACATGCCCATAAGATTCTCTGGATAAGGCTTACAATCGTAATTCTAGTTGTTAGGTGACCGTAAGATGTTCTGTATGACCTGTTCCCTTGTTGTTGATGTCGAGAAAGCTTTATCCTCTTTGTTTTGGCTCAAAAGTGCTTCTTTTGGTTCCCTCTCCTCATTATGCACTACCCGTCACatgaaatcatatttttcaccctgtttaacatcatcttccaaataaataTCGTAATATATGCGAACTAAGTGTGTAAAATAGTATCAAATCATGTTCAATTATACACTTAtcatacataaataattagaatAGTGTAAACTAAGTTAATATtggttattaaataattatctatCATGTTTAATATGTATGTAATTGATCTCatattgcaaaaaataatattttcagaaatttaATGTGCTTTCTCAACTTGAACAAATTAATGTTGCTAAATTGAAGGTAGTTCTAGTATTgtaatttgtgtttttatgataatattttttaccaTATTCATGACTCAATAAACTTCGAATTATATATAGAATTATGTGTCTAACAATGAGGATAGTATACCAAATAAAACTCTTACAAGATGATCTAATTCATTCATAGTTGAAGATGACAATtccttcaaaaatataatagatgGCACTCCAACTAATCATATTTCAAGAAAAAGGTggaaaaatttaagaaaatcattgatttataatgaaaaattttatcaagGTGGTTTTTGTAATCTATATAGGATCACTTCATTTGCATTTTGATTGGAGAATCAAAATGCAATTGAAGTGATTGACCATGGCATCTATGTGCATCatcaatgattttattaattatattatttcaatGTGTCCATAAATTGTGAGTATCTTTTTTTCAAACTTCTAATATTGTGGTTTTCAAAGAAGGTTGATAATCATCTAGTGTCACACCATGACTCGCGAGCCAGACACCGACAACCTCGGCGACAACCAGAGGAGGGGCGCTCTCGCCACACAACCCTTGAGTCACCGCAAGGCTGACAAATCTTAGATTTCCACAATCttgaacacaaatacaaatacTCAAGGTATAGGGTACAATGGTAACATAGAGGAAGCTGAAACCTCATCAAGAAAATACGGGGTTTCAAGGAATCATACAAGTCACAATCCGGCAAAATTTTTACAAGAAGATAGACAAGTGTGCAACCATATAGGTTTTTTTAGAAACCAAAGATACTAGTGGTTCCATATCtcttaaaaaaatgcaaacataATCAAAGATAGACATACGTAGGactaaaatgagaaaaataaaaataataatacagaaAAGATACCCCACACTCCACCTCGCCACGATGCCCCTAACTATTGAAGCTTGGAAGGAAGGGAGAAAGCAAGTAACCTAAGTCACTTAGTGAGTGAGTTAGCACAATTCTAGAAGAATATCAAAAccagttgaagaaataataaccCTTAAGCTTTTACAAAAGAAATACATCAACTATGAATGATACAACATTTTTCCATAACATAAACATGTAGGTGAAAAACCAtaacattataaataattcatttgatTCACATAAGAGTTTCACATTCAGAAATCATCCTTGAGAATAATACGAGTTTTAAAACATCAAACCATAAAACTCATTATaaaactcattcttttcttttcaagagTATACAAGGGATTAATGCAAGAAGAGCTCAACATAAGAAGCAAGAGTTCTCAAATACTGTGTTTACATCTCGATCATTGAATCCATGGTTTAGAAAAAACCCTCCAAACTATAGCTGCAaatgataaatgtctaaatgtatgtatttatatatacgTTTATTGTATTCTAACATGCATTTTTGGATGAATCAATGCCCGTTTTGTATTTAACTTCATATTCTCCATCACTAACCCTTCCTCCTctccaagaaaaacaagagacatCAATTCtaaatacacacacaaaacCAAATATATCTAACCAAATAAACCATCAAAACTCTTACCAAAAGATGCTCCACCTCATCTTCCTCTCCATCGAACACTAAGCTCAAACTctaccattttattttatttaacttttttatctCTAAGCAATGTTGCAACCTCCATTGAGAGAAGAGAAACAAAACCATCCTTTAAAGCTAACCAAATTTCCacccttttctttctttattccCAAAAATTCACTTTCAGTCCTTGCTAGGAAAGATTTTTACAAAAAGGTCCCTAAAAATCAATAATGGTCCATGtgtcataaaataatatcatcaaaCAGGTCTTTGTCAACTTATTTCTCATCCTAGATTTCCGGAAACACTTCAGATCAAATCTTTTTATTTGCTCCTGAGCCCAAAATCTTTTGCAAACTCTCACATATAAGtctttgcatttttttcatttgggcTTTTAAAACAGAAATGACTCATCTTTGCAGCTCTACTATAACCTTAATATTTTACCATGAAGATAAATTCCAACTAGTTGGGATATTACATATTCCATGTGAAAAGCCTTAGAATATCTTAAGTGTCTTAATTCATAAAGTTTAAATGAAGGAGAAAAACCAtcgtttacatatatatatcattgcaaatattttgctacattaaTGAATCACCAAATTCCACTTAGTTGATTTAAgctttgatgatttttaaaagaaattaagatatgagaaagaaaagaaaaatcatatgaaaacattttcaaaactaaTGTTAGAACAAATCACCAAATTCCAAAGGCAAaggaataattttttatatattgaatcCTACTAcattcataaatatttatataaaacaacaATACACACTACTGTTTGGTGTCTTTACTAAGCAGGTGTATTCAAACCCACTCATGCAGGATGAAAAAACAAATGGGTTGAGATATTACCTCCTCACATATGTATTTCCTGGCATAGGTTGTTTCacattgtcatatatatatatatatatatatatatatgtatgtgtgtgtgtgtgtgtctgtgtgacTATAAAATAGAAGATATATGATTATCTGTTAAAATTGGTTTCAATCTAAAAGTaatttaatagtgttgtatatattataaattgca is a window from the Dioscorea cayenensis subsp. rotundata cultivar TDr96_F1 chromosome 2, TDr96_F1_v2_PseudoChromosome.rev07_lg8_w22 25.fasta, whole genome shotgun sequence genome containing:
- the LOC120270962 gene encoding glutathione S-transferase F10-like codes for the protein MASVKVFGSPTSTEVARVLACLFEKDVDFQLIRIDSFKGMARKPDYLRLQPTGQALTFEHGGKTLVESRDICRYIAEKFADQGNKDLLGKGTLERASIEQWLQTEMQSFDPPTSALVFNLAFAPILDLEPDQEVITKSKAKLANLLDVYEQRLEETNYLAGDKFTLADLSHLPNTHYLIADMRCGHLFRSKKRVSNWWDKISGRSSWKKVLELQQQPPPVL